ccccaaattccctcctaaatccccccaaatcccccaaattcctccccaaatccccaaatttcccaaaatcccccaaattccctcctaaatccccccaaatcccccctaaaatcccccaaattcctccccaaatcccccaaaatcccccccaaatccccctaaaatcccccaaatttcccctcaaatcccccaaatttcccctaaaatcccccaaatttccccaaatcccccaaaatcccgggatCAGCCCCCCCGTTTTCGGGGTCcccccccgtttttggggtcccccaggaTACAGGCCAGGCTCTGTCCCGGGTGGAACATGGAGACCCCCGAGAAGAACCCCAGGAATTCGACCCCGAGCAGCGCCAGGGACCCCCCGAGGGCCCCCCAAAACCTGCGGGGGGAaaagcggggggggggggggtcaggaaaaagccaaaaaaaaaaaaaaaaaccaaaatcctccccaaaaatccgccccaaaatcctcctgaaaatcccaaaaatccccccaaaacccccccaaaacccccccaaaacccccaaaatgcccccaaaaatcccccccaaaaaaacacaaattccccacaaaaaaaaaaccaaaatccctcccaaaaaaccccaaatccccccaaatcctccccaaatccccccaaatttcccaaaatcctcccacccaaaacccccaaaatcccctcaaaatcccccaaaaatcccccccaaaaaccccaaatcttccccaaaatccccccacccaaaatccccaaaatccccccaaaaatcccccccaaaaacccaaatcctccccaaaatccccccaaaaaactcaaattcccccccaaaaaaaaaaaaccaaaaatcccccccaaaaccccaaatccccccaaatcctccccaaaaatcccccacccaaaatccccaaaatccccccaaaatcccccaaaaatcccccccaaaaaccccaaaatgcccctaaaaatcccccaaaaaccccaaattccccccaaaaggcccccaaaaatccccccccaaaaaaacacaaattccccacaaaaaaaaaaccaaaatcccccccaaaaaaccccaaatccccccaaa
This genomic interval from Anomalospiza imberbis isolate Cuckoo-Finch-1a 21T00152 unplaced genomic scaffold, ASM3175350v1 scaffold_1313, whole genome shotgun sequence contains the following:
- the TMEM107 gene encoding transmembrane protein 107, producing MAPRPLLPGRFLAMAAHLGMLMRMGGDPPCLPSGDLEPGFWGALGGSLALLGVEFLGFFSGVSMFHPGQSLACILGDPKNGGGPRKRGG